A region of Myxococcus stipitatus DSM 14675 DNA encodes the following proteins:
- a CDS encoding HD domain-containing phosphohydrolase, which yields MRLFKAILLLMLLVSIVPTLMVGWLSVSHTRELLVRDAQELAQERVKQLRLKAEIFLGEPTEAVMGLARVPDFFALPLPAQQTHLASVLSQRREVLAITVFGPDAKRLPGLQAFSRHDVSPTDLASHEERSRVLLEGGTDGPRYSNAVPVSGGGPVVTLAFSVGEPIKGFIAADLSLAGLRHMLEQERVGSTGFAYLADPRGHLVVGGGGVASLGGDVSQRSPVAHLLRQLASTPNAELFHVGNFGEGRDAVVAAYTVLPETGWAILSEQPVEHAYRQVETMEQRILVGLGAAILVALVMAALFSRNLTRPLKVFTDGALELARGKFGVEVKIPQRNELGELAQTFNYMSKQLLAYDMENRGLYESLEKGYLETIVALANSIDSKDAYTRGHSQRVGDVAVEIGRELNLTERELRQLQYGGILHDIGKIGIVESILCKQSKLTDQEMAIMREHPAIGDAIIGPVSFLGAVRACVRHHHERWDGTGYPDRLRGEDIPLLARIVACADTFDACTSTRPYQKAMPLEKAMEILDALTGAQLDPQVVAALRRVLAKKGVRLEGHRLPVKLAS from the coding sequence GTGCGCCTGTTCAAAGCCATCCTCCTGTTGATGCTGCTGGTCAGCATCGTCCCCACGCTGATGGTGGGGTGGCTGTCCGTCTCGCACACGCGCGAGCTCCTGGTGCGCGACGCGCAAGAGCTGGCCCAGGAGCGGGTGAAGCAGCTGCGGCTCAAGGCCGAAATCTTCCTCGGGGAGCCGACCGAGGCCGTCATGGGACTGGCCCGCGTCCCGGACTTCTTCGCGCTGCCCCTGCCCGCGCAGCAGACGCACCTGGCCTCGGTGCTCTCCCAGCGGCGCGAGGTGCTGGCCATCACCGTCTTCGGCCCCGACGCCAAGCGGCTCCCAGGGCTCCAGGCCTTCTCCCGCCACGACGTGTCCCCCACCGACCTGGCCTCGCATGAGGAGCGCAGCCGCGTGCTGCTCGAGGGCGGCACGGACGGGCCTCGCTATTCGAACGCGGTGCCCGTGAGCGGCGGTGGTCCCGTCGTGACGCTGGCCTTCTCCGTGGGCGAGCCCATCAAGGGCTTCATCGCCGCGGACCTGTCACTCGCGGGCTTGCGCCACATGCTGGAGCAGGAGCGCGTGGGCAGCACGGGCTTCGCGTATCTGGCGGACCCTCGCGGGCATCTCGTCGTCGGCGGAGGCGGCGTGGCGTCGCTGGGCGGTGATGTGTCCCAGCGCAGCCCGGTGGCGCACCTGCTGCGGCAGCTGGCCTCCACGCCCAACGCGGAGCTGTTCCACGTGGGCAACTTCGGCGAGGGCCGCGACGCGGTGGTCGCCGCGTACACGGTGCTGCCCGAGACGGGCTGGGCCATCCTCTCCGAGCAGCCGGTGGAGCACGCCTACCGGCAGGTCGAGACGATGGAGCAGCGCATCCTCGTGGGCCTCGGCGCGGCCATCCTCGTCGCGTTGGTGATGGCGGCCCTCTTCTCCCGCAATCTCACCCGCCCGCTCAAGGTCTTCACCGACGGCGCGCTGGAGCTGGCGCGCGGCAAGTTCGGCGTGGAGGTGAAGATTCCGCAGCGGAACGAGCTGGGAGAGCTGGCCCAGACCTTCAACTACATGAGCAAGCAGCTGCTCGCGTACGACATGGAGAACCGCGGCCTCTACGAGAGCCTGGAGAAGGGCTACCTGGAGACCATCGTCGCGCTGGCCAACTCCATCGACTCGAAGGACGCCTACACACGGGGCCACAGCCAGCGGGTGGGTGACGTGGCGGTGGAGATTGGCCGCGAGCTGAACCTCACCGAGCGCGAGCTGCGTCAGCTCCAGTACGGCGGCATCCTCCACGACATCGGCAAGATTGGCATCGTCGAGTCCATCCTCTGCAAGCAGTCGAAGCTGACGGACCAGGAGATGGCCATCATGCGCGAGCACCCCGCCATCGGCGACGCCATCATCGGCCCCGTCAGCTTCCTGGGCGCGGTGCGCGCGTGCGTGCGCCATCACCACGAGCGATGGGACGGAACGGGCTATCCGGACCGGCTGCGCGGCGAGGACATTCCGCTGCTGGCGCGCATCGTCGCCTGCGCGGACACGTTCGATGCGTGCACCTCCACGCGGCCGTACCAGAAGGCCATGCCGCTGGAGAAGGCCATGGAGATTCTCGACGCCCTCACCGGCGCGCAGCTGGACCCGCAGGTGGTGGCGGCCCTCCGGCGAGTGCTGGCCAAGAAGGGCGTGCGCCTGGAAGGC
- a CDS encoding FecR domain-containing protein — protein MLLVLALSASPLGCTAEDAPTVATTSTTPPPSPRAHLRGLKGNVQIKRATADEWSTASEGVPLFENDKVRTVEGAGADLVFSGNGSTVHLGGDSLIGIAETRPRPGRQRTDLTVLRGRIDAELEQPSTQSLSVTTPAATIQAGREIVFQ, from the coding sequence ATGCTGCTCGTGCTCGCGCTCTCGGCTTCGCCACTCGGCTGCACCGCCGAGGACGCGCCCACCGTGGCCACGACGTCGACCACGCCGCCGCCCTCGCCTCGAGCACACCTGCGCGGGCTGAAGGGGAACGTTCAAATCAAGCGCGCCACCGCCGACGAGTGGAGCACCGCCAGTGAAGGCGTGCCCCTGTTCGAGAACGACAAGGTGCGCACCGTCGAGGGCGCGGGCGCGGACCTGGTCTTCAGCGGCAACGGCAGCACCGTACACCTGGGCGGGGACTCGCTCATCGGCATCGCGGAGACCCGGCCCAGGCCCGGGCGGCAGCGCACGGACCTGACGGTGCTGCGCGGCCGCATCGACGCGGAGCTGGAGCAGCCCTCGACCCAGTCGCTCTCTGTCACCACGCCAGCGGCCACCATCCAGGCGGGAAGGGAGATTGTCTTCCAATGA
- a CDS encoding carbon-nitrogen hydrolase family protein: MHLIAAAQMVSTADKAHNVEAATRLVRRASELGARLVGLPENFAWMGPEPERQGAAEGLDGPTLSRMAELARERKVTLLAGSVLETGAPGGRLYNTSVLFGPDGERLGVYRKMHLFDVEVGDGATYQESAAVAPGTEVVAADTEVGRLGMSVCYDLRFPELYRRLSKDGATLLAVPAAFTMMTGKDHWEVLLRARAIENQAYVLAPAQGGRHSAQRQTYGHAMVVDPWGLVTARASEGEGLALAPVDPALQARIRRDLPCLRHRRLD; encoded by the coding sequence ATGCACCTCATCGCCGCCGCTCAGATGGTGTCCACCGCGGACAAGGCCCACAACGTGGAAGCCGCCACTCGCCTCGTCCGGCGCGCCAGTGAGCTGGGCGCTCGGCTGGTGGGCCTCCCCGAGAACTTCGCGTGGATGGGTCCGGAGCCCGAGCGGCAGGGAGCAGCCGAAGGCCTGGACGGCCCCACCCTCTCCCGCATGGCCGAGCTGGCGCGCGAGCGGAAGGTGACCCTGCTGGCCGGCAGCGTCCTGGAGACGGGCGCGCCAGGCGGGCGGCTCTACAACACCAGCGTCCTCTTCGGCCCTGACGGCGAGCGCCTGGGCGTCTACCGGAAGATGCACCTGTTCGACGTCGAGGTGGGTGATGGTGCGACCTACCAGGAGTCGGCGGCGGTGGCCCCCGGGACGGAGGTCGTCGCGGCGGACACGGAGGTGGGGCGGCTGGGGATGTCGGTCTGCTACGACCTGCGGTTCCCGGAGTTGTACCGGCGGCTTTCGAAGGACGGCGCGACGCTGCTCGCGGTCCCGGCGGCCTTCACGATGATGACGGGCAAGGACCACTGGGAGGTGCTGCTGCGGGCCCGCGCCATCGAGAACCAGGCGTACGTGCTGGCTCCCGCGCAAGGTGGGCGGCACTCGGCCCAGCGTCAGACATATGGCCACGCGATGGTGGTGGACCCCTGGGGGCTGGTGACGGCGCGGGCCTCCGAAGGCGAGGGCCTGGCCCTGGCGCCCGTGGACCCGGCACTCCAGGCGCGCATTCGCCGCGACCTGCCCTGCCTGCGACACCGCCGATTGGATTAG
- the rimP gene encoding ribosome maturation factor RimP: MSEKNLKQTVEDRAGAVLDPIVAGEGLELVDLEFVREREGWVLRLFIDKPGGRVGLDECSQVSRAVDPVLDVEDFIPHEYSLEVSSPGVDRPLKKPAHFERVQGQKVKVKTFGPVGDPPRKNFAGTLTGVVGDGISVEVEGAGTFHILFKDIAKANLEFEF; encoded by the coding sequence ATGTCGGAGAAGAACCTCAAGCAGACGGTGGAGGACCGGGCGGGGGCAGTGCTCGACCCCATCGTTGCGGGCGAGGGCCTGGAGCTCGTGGACCTGGAGTTCGTCCGGGAACGCGAGGGGTGGGTGCTTCGACTCTTCATCGACAAGCCGGGCGGACGGGTTGGACTGGACGAGTGCAGTCAGGTCTCCCGCGCGGTGGACCCGGTGCTGGACGTGGAGGACTTCATTCCCCACGAGTACAGCCTGGAGGTCTCCAGCCCAGGAGTGGACCGGCCGCTGAAGAAGCCGGCTCACTTCGAGCGCGTCCAGGGTCAGAAGGTGAAGGTGAAGACGTTCGGCCCGGTGGGTGACCCGCCGCGCAAGAACTTCGCCGGCACGCTGACCGGGGTGGTGGGAGACGGTATCTCGGTGGAGGTGGAAGGTGCCGGAACCTTCCACATCCTCTTCAAGGACATCGCCAAGGCGAACCTGGAGTTCGAGTTCTAG